A segment of the Candida albicans SC5314 chromosome 2, complete sequence genome:
AAGAATTACACTGGGTTAACCCCTCGTTCATTCTACATACAATGCCAGTTACTACAGGAGAATCCTTTGGATACGACACCCCTACCTGAAATCGAAACTAAGCGAAATTTGAAACGTGTCAAGGAAATACTTAATCTATACACAACCCCGAATTCGAATTCGAATTCGAGTTCGAGCTAATATTCGGCAACAGCTTATTGGGAATAGGATCGGTAATCCCTTTGATTTTCCCGTTGTCGCAAACCACCGGTGGTTGTCGAAAACGGTCTATTAGTTTTACCATTTCCAGATACTTTGAGGTTGAAGAATAAATCCTATTGAATTCTTTCCCAAATTCACGTTTTGCAACTTCACATTCCGCCATTATCCAATTGAGTATATATGTGCTTGACTCTTTGTTAAAGGGACACACAATTATAGGTATATGTATGTCAATATCTTTAGCATGAGATAGTTTCACtttaataacaatttcaaaccaTATCGAATAGAATTTCCCCAGTAATGTAAACCCTTGTATATGTGTTAAAGGCACCCCATCAGGTAGCTTATCCAAAACCTTGAgctttgaaatatttgtcGACTCTATAATTGTCGTTGAAAAACTCTCTGTAATATCTGTATTATTTGAGGACCCATCTTCCTTTGGGGTGAACATCTCCAAATACTCATTTTCATAAGGAAACTGAATACTAAACGTCTGCGACGTGCCTTGGgtatttatttctttggCAAACGCTTTTGACTCAGTGTGcaatttgaattctttCCGAGGGGGGAGCCCACCATCAAAACACTCAAGTATCTCTTTAACTTGAAATGTCAACTGTTTCAATGCAATGTGttttttcactttattATTGGCTGAATTCGTCTTTACCGTGCACATAACCTTTAGATTATCTCCAGGACCAATTGAAGTCACTGGTATTGCAACTTCAACCAAAGTTTGGTTATCCGAGGAGTATCTCGATTCCACTATTGGCTCATTGTATTGTCGATATATTGGTAATGTGTCGTACATTTTAATATCAACAGGGAAATAGTCGACAAACGTTGACTCCGTGGAAGCAGAATTTCCTAGGGATACAAAAACTACTAAATTGTGTATTGTTGTGGCCCCCAAAGTAGGTGAATGTCCAGTTGGTGTAAGATCTTTTGGGATGGGTATTAGTATTGGAATATCTAGGCCATGTAGTAGCTGCGAAAACTCACCCATAGGTGGCTGATAAGTCAAAGGATCTTCATAGATGATAAATTCCTTGAATGCTTCGCTACTTCCAAATTTAGTTGGAATCAtaactttttgttttgtcaTTAGTTTTATGCTAACCGACCGGAGTGGAAATGGAGAATGGTTAATTGATCTGATATTTAGCACGGTTTCAATTCTCGGGATGCTTCGCGGGATCCCCGGACACCCTCGTACAATAGAAGATGCACTGGCTTCCAATCGCACTGTTATAGGGcattcttcttgttctgGAGTTAATGTTGTTTGAAATAACATTTATTAACAGGCAcctgatgttgatgttgatgttggtAGAGATCAATGTGATGAAAAGATAAATAGAATATATGTGagagaaggaaaaaaaaaaatataccaattccacaacaacaacaacaaaggTTTAGAGCGAGaccaatacaaaaaaaaagaggcATAACGCGACTTGTTATATAATTACACACACTAAAATGAATCTCTacacaaaaaataatacacAACTTGCTCTTTTGCCATAGCCACTTTCTACAATATACCTGGCAATACAGCCCACTTCAACTTGAATTCTTCTTTGTACTTTTTCTGGTAATAGCTAAATGTTTCAAGAGAGCTTATGCTTAGATTACTTATGACAAATAACCAGGCAGTGAAGAATGTTACTGAAACCATATCGAAACCATCTTTAATTGCAAAACTGAGCAAGATCGTGTAAATCAATATCTCGTAGAAATAATGAGGTGatgaaacaaatttgaaGTCTGGCAAAGTGTATTTCACTAAGGTTGACAAGTGATAGTGAGCTTGGAATTGTAGCAAAGAGCAAATTGCAAACCCTATGATTAatacaatatcaaatacaGTATAGTTGTTAGGGACTTGATGTGATCCATATTTACTTAGCCCCAAATAGGTAGCCCACGTCACTAAGATATAATGACTTAGTCCTACTACATAATGGCTCACGTTCATCTTTGAggttttggaaaaattggtAATAGTGAGACATTCAGTTAACCTTCTTATTCCTTGGACCCATAGTAATCGatgaatcaaaatcaagtttttgaatttttcaggATCGGACGATATTGGTTCATTGAATGACgccaaaaaaatcaaagaagaTAAAGCAAACAAAGTGATataaaaatgaacaaaCCATGCCTTGGGAACCacaaaatatttggatATAAACccaattgtttgtttgataAGATTGTTCTCTAACCGAGCATGTTCCCTTACATCTTGAGATACAGTTTTCCCATACTGTAACAACTCGTTCAATGGTGTAATAAACTTTGCTGAATATATTGCAATAATAATTAGCAGATATAGTGCAACCACTGTAAGCTGACTGTCATAAATAGccattgaattgaaaaactgCTACGTAAGTTTTGATGGATATTATACAATGGATGTAAATATGTAGCtaaacaagaattattattgtttttgatcATACCAATtgcatttgaaaaaaaaagagagagaaaaacaaaaaaaaactaaagtGGTGCTAATCAGATATGCTAGACCCAGTTTACMcccccccccccctcctcctcctcctaAATGAATATACTATACTGTTATATCTTTGAACATCAATTATACCTTTAGAGTACTGAAAATATACAAAACAATCTAAACCCGCCCATGAATCGAATTAAACTACCCGCTGCCAGAACAACCAAATAGATTCATTTAACTGACTGCTACTAATTTTATCTTGTTTACTGACACAGCTACAAACACTAGTGTCTAACTAATGCTTTCGAACTTGAAGCTActtgaaaataaaagatACATGttaaattaaacaaataacTATATCTGGAccgaaaaataaaataagtACACACGTCCATACAAACTATGAATGagtaaaatcaaaaaggaATATTAACTAACAAGCCACCTGCTTATACGTAAGTTTATAATACGTGAACAAGCATATAGTGGTATCCACCGAAACattttaaaacaaaaaagaaaacgaAACTAACCACATTCTTCAATTAAAGTCTGGTAAAACATACCACATATGTAGAATTGGGGTTTCAACGAAAAAGCATAAGAAAAAACGTTTGAAATACTTGCAAATAAAAACACAGTTTgacaatatttgaaaacttcTTCGCTAGCAACAACTTCTAAGCAATGATATAAGCTAAAATCAAACCAACAATGAACTTGTAATTAAAGCTTTGTCTTGATGCTGCGTTTCCCTGTAAAACACCGGCAGTAGATGTACTAACTTCACTTGTTGTTACAGAAGAGCCAGCCACAACAGAAGATCCAACAATGTTAGGAGATCCTTTTGAGGTAACAACTGGAATAGCAGCAGGAGAAGTTGATACAATGGATCCGGGTGTTTGAATAGTCTTAGTTTCACCAGAAACAACCGTGTAATATACTTTATCAGATTGATGTTCAATGCCATTGGTAGTTTGCTCCTCGACAATTGGTTTCCCACTTTGCTTTGTAATGACCTTGTTACCAATCACTTCAACATTTGTAGTGTATGTATTGCATCCACCTTCGGAACACGTAGTAAATACAATCTCGCTGTATGATGCAAAGGATGGTTCTGTTTCTTGAGCACTAGTTCCAATTGGAATTGTCTTTGTAATTGGTTGCAACTCTTCGCCTACTGTCACAAGAATGGCAACGGTTTCTGAAGTAACTTGGCTATTTGGCAACGTCTTTGGAACAACACTAATCTTTTGAACAACTTCAATTGGTTTGCTAGGTAAGTTTCCAACTTCAACCGTCTTGGTAAATTGTTGTTCCCCTTTTCGTGTAATTATCACACCCTCTGTAGTAACAGTGATTTGTCCATTTGGCAAAGTAACAGGATGAGTAGTGAGGTGGTGGCTAAACTCAATGGTGCTGGTGAACTCAAGTGGAACTGGCTTTGTGACCTTCTCTCCTTGTTTGTTAGTGGTGATGACAATTCCAGCAGTAGTTTCAATGACTTGACCGTTTGCTAGTGTAGTTGGGCAGACAGTAATAAACTCGATCCTTTCAGTAGTTTTTCTGTACTCAATTggaattgtttttgtaatCTCTTCGCCATTCTCACCAGTAGCTTTGACAATACCAGATGCAACTCTTGTTACGTGACCATTAGCTAAAGTGCTCTCGTTATATTCGAGTGGAACCGTCTTTGTAACTTTCTGTCCTTGGCCATTTGTACCAACAGCAATGCCAGCAATGACAGTTGTTTTATGACCATTTGGTAATGTGGTAGGGCAAATGGTGgtatattcaattatttctGCTGTTTCTGTTTCGACATGTTTGATTGGAATATTAGTAGTTAAGGTATTACCTTCGATCACTGTAGTCTTAATAATTTCAGTATAAGTAGTCGCAGTAGATTCATTGGTCACCACAATAACCACCGCAGTTTCGGtagtaattgatttatcagGACATGTAGTAACGTAAACCGATGtttctattgtttttgtaaCACATTTAGTTGGAGTGGAGTGATGAGTTTTGGTTTTAGAACATCCATGGTGTTTACATGTAACAGTCTCCAGTGATGTTTCTGAAACTGTACTTGTCTCTTCACTTGGGCAGGACTCacttgataatgatgaatgTTCTGAACTTTTGCTAACAAATTCACTACATGAACTAGTAGATTCACTTGATGATATTTGTTCACTGGAAGACATTTCTTTACTTGAGATGCAAGTTTCGCTAGACGATACCACTTCACTGGAACAACTGGTAACTTCACTAGATGATATAACTTCGCTTGATGAGCTGATGCATTCAGTTGAAGAGCTGGTAACTTGGCTTGAAGAACTGATAGCTTCACTTGATGAACTAATACATTCGGTTGAAGAGCTAACAACTTCACTAGAAGCGCTAGATGAACTGACAACCTCACTTGATGAACTGTTGACTTCACTAGTTGAACTAATGCACTCACTCGAAGATGTAATTTCACTCGAGGAACTGACTTTACTCGAGGAACTAATGATTTCGCTTGATGAGCTGGTAGCTTGGCTTGAGGAACTGACTTCACTAGAACTTGTAACTTCACTAGAACTGGAGGAACTAATAATCTCACTTGATGAACTAGTGACTTCACTTGAGCTACTGACTTCACTGGAAGAACTGACTTCACTGGAAGAGCTGACTTCACTTGATGAACTAACTTCACTTGATGAACTAACTTCACTTGATGAGCTGACCACTTCACTTGATGAGCTGACCACTTCACTTGAGCTTGTAACTTGGCTCGAAGAACTGACTTCACTGGAAGAGCTGACTTCACTGGAAGAGCTGACTTCACTGGAGGAGCTTACCACTTCACTTGATGAACTAACTTCACTTGATGAGCTGACCACTTCACTTGATGAACTACTAACTTCACTTGAGCTACTAACAATTTCACTTGAACTTGTAACTTGGCTCGAAGAACTGACTTCACTGGAAGAGCTGACTTCACTGGAAGAGCTGACTTCACTTGATGAACTAACTTCACTTGATGAACTAACTTCACTTGATGAGCTGACCACTTCACTTGATGAGCTGACCACTTCACTTGAACTTGTAACTTGGCTAGAAGAACTGACTTCACTGGAAGAGCTGACTTCACTGGAAGAGCTGACTTCACTGGAGGAGCTTACCACTTCACTTGATGAACTAACTTCACTTGATGAGCTGACCACTTCACTTGATGAACTACTAACTTCACTTGAGCTACTAACAATTTCACTTGAACTTGTAACTTGGCTCGAAGAACTGACTTCACTGGAAGAGCTGACTTCACTGGAAGAGCTGACTTCACTGGAGGAGCTTACCACTTCACTTGATGAACTAACTTCACTTGATGAGCTGACCACTTCACTTGATGAACTACTAACTTCACTTGAGCTACTAACAATTTCACTTGAACTTGTAACTTGGCTCGAAGAACTGACTTCACTGGAAGAGCTGACTTCACTGGAAGAGCTGACTTCACTTGATGAGCTGACCACTTCACTTGATGAACTAACTTCACTTGATGAGCTGACCACTTCACTTGAACTTGTAACTTGGCTCGAAGAACTGACTTCACTGGAAGAGCTGACTTCACTGGAAGAGCTGACTTCACTGGAAGAGCTGACTTCACTGGAAGAGCTGACTTCACTGGAGGAGCTTACCACTTCACTTGATGAACTAACTTCACTTGATGAGCTGACCACTTCACTTGATGAACTACTAACTTCACTTGAGCTACTAACAATTTCACTTGAACTTGTAACTTGGCTCGAAGAACTGACTTCACTGGAAGAGCTGACTTCACTGGAAGAGCTGACTTCACTGGAGGAGCTTACCACTTCACTTGATGAACTAACTTCACTTGATGAACTAACTTCACTTGATGAGCTGACCACTTCACTTGATGAGCTGACCACTTCACTTGAACTTATAACTTGGCTCGAAGAACTGACTTCACTGGAAGAGCTGACTTCACTGGAAGAGCTGACTTCACTGGAAGAGCTGACTTCACTGGAAGAGCTGACTTCACTGGAGGAGCTTACCACTTCACTTGATGAACTAACTTCACTTGATGAGCTGACCACTTCACTTGATGAACTACTAACTTCACTTGAGCTACTAACAATTTCACTTGAACTTGTAACTTGGCTCGAAGAACTGACTTCACTGGAAGAGCTGACTTCACTGGAAGAGCTGACTTCACTGGAGGAGCTTACCACTTCACTTGATGAACTAACTTCACTTGATGAGCTGACCACTTCACTCGATGAACTTACCACTTCACTTGAACTTGTGACTTGGCTTGAGGAGCTGACAACTTCACTAGAAGAACTAATAATTTCACTGGATGAACTGGTGGCTTCACTCGAAGAACTAACTTTACTTGACGAACTAACAACTTCACTGGACGAACTAATGATTTCGCTTGATGATAAAACTTCACTTGAGGAACTGACTTCACTTGAGGAGCTTATTTCACTGGACGATGTAATTTCACTTGAGCTAGCTTCCtcagaagatgaagaaattactTCGCTGGAGCTTGATGATACAGTACTACtggatgaagatgaagacgaAGATGAAGTACAAGGATATGGATATAAAACCTTGTTGTGTTTATCAAAGCAACATTTATCTTTCTTTGGTTGGCCACGATGATCAAAACACTGAGGATAACAATTCTTATCACCACCATTGCAATGGCTTGTACCACCGTACTCTGGAGTAGTGTACTCGTTTGTTCTTTTCTCAATCGACAAACTATCATCTTGACCAAATAAAAAGTCTCTAATCAACGAAGAACCTGCTACGGACAACACGAAAACCCAAGAAACCTTATATTTGCACAACAATACCAtccttttgtttttattggGAATTGATTTCTAAGCGAATGAATGTGATTGCCAAATACAGTTTAGAATGAATTGAAGATTGGAATCAACCAATTTTCTGTTTTTCGATTTGCAGTGACCCTAGTAGCTTTTATACTATTTTCAGAAGAGtctgtgtgtgtgtgtgtctGTATCTTGTTAATTGTAATAGTTCATGCAATCAGTGTATTAGTTATGGTAATTTCGGTTAAAATGGAAAAGATCCTTCCATAATCAAATGATATAAAGTGTCAGCTATTTTTAGAGCTTTTATTCCACATCTCCCAGCCCctatttaaaaaaaaaatactaaaTCACACATCAAGCTTGAACACTTGAACCAAATGGTGCAATTTTCACAAGAAAAAACGGAAGGTAAATGACACTAAGAATAGTAAATTTATGTGATATTTGTCCAGTAAAGATGAACACTGCTTGGAAAATCGAATCCGATCAAGGCTTATACGATTAATGCAAGATGAAAAGTAATATTAAAAACCACACCGTAAATTGTTGCGAaagattttcaatattatatttCAGCTTATCGTTTTGTGGAAACAAATCATCCTATGGTTATGAACTGCAAAAGCCAGTAGGCATTAGTAACTTCAAAATCACACTGTGTAATACAAATTGGTATCACGATTTAACAAATTGGATATGAATGTGTTCAAAATTCGGTATTATTTAACGATAGACTAAGCACAAAGATTGCATATTAAAGTCAATATGCTTGGATGTGGGTAAAAATCAATGTGTGTGAACAGACAGAACTGAGATTTCGGTGTCTAGTAATATGTTTGACATCTTGACAATTAGTCACAGTTCTACTATTGAGCTAGACCAAAAACTTTCATTTTAATATATCCCATATTTAATAGACCTATTCATTTtccaacaaattcaatgtAGGATTGAAACAATTCCCTTAGACTTGAGGATGTATTTGTTTTAGTTCttgaatcaatatttaACTCTTTATTTAGGGGATAGTTGTTAGTTGACAACGgcatttttcattatcaccaaGTATGCATTACCATTCAACCACACGAAAGTTTTTGTTCCATTATTTCCAATCACTAGACCATGCATCTGTTGGGTGTTTAAGCTTGGTTTTGGAAAGTGGACCGAAATCTTAGCCTCAAAATGTTTTCCAATCTTGATATATCACTAATCATCGTGCTTATTTGTTTGTATCGTTGTTATGTgttttttccattttgtTGATCATGGCATGATGGCTCTTcaatagaaagaaaactGAAGTAGCGTAACTAAAAAGTAGGAGTAAAAGATGTCATATATCCGAGTTTTGGTTTCCTTTTTCctttaaaaattaaaaaaattattattcaatgatGCTTCTTATTTTGTGGTTCCTTATCTTCAACTGTTCTGGTGATGGTTAAGtgtgaaaatttttttgcattgTGTGTATGCGTGTACAAATGCccgaaaaagaattattatatttttcgATTGCATAATAGGCAAAGATGTGTTGGGAATTCTACGAGACCATAAGTCATTTGTACACCGACTTTACTCTTTAATGTAGTTGCTATTACCACTTATGGTTACCCTGTGTTTTGCTAttgtgttgttgataaGTCACAAATGGTTATTGTAGAGTATATAATTAACCGTGAGATTGTTTACTGAGTGTTTCTACATTGTAATTGGaactttttcattcaaaattCGTTGAGATGTTGGATGAAATCTTGGCAATGATATTTATCCACCTCCAAGTtcaaatatatattcatCCACATATTGGTTACTTTTTGAGAATACCCGCCTTAAGTAGTATGACTAATGTTgaacaatataaaaattattggtCTTATTCCCGTTAAGTTCGGGAAACCAGAGAATTCTTAGTACCCTATAGATTATGCATAAGATTTCTGTTTACACAAAATACTCAAAATGGA
Coding sequences within it:
- a CDS encoding uncharacterized protein (Ortholog(s) have role in barrier septum assembly, positive regulation of GTPase activity, protein localization to bud neck and barrier septum, cell division site, cellular bud neck, cytosol localization) translates to MLFQTTLTPEQEECPITVRLEASASSIVRGCPGIPRSIPRIETVLNIRSINHSPFPLRSVSIKLMTKQKVMIPTKFGSSEAFKEFIIYEDPLTYQPPMGEFSQLLHGLDIPILIPIPKDLTPTGHSPTLGATTIHNLVVFVSLGNSASTESTFVDYFPVDIKMYDTLPIYRQYNEPIVESRYSSDNQTLVEVAIPVTSIGPGDNLKVMCTVKTNSANNKVKKHIALKQLTFQVKEILECFDGGLPPRKEFKLHTESKAFAKEINTQGTSQTFSIQFPYENEYLEMFTPKEDGSSNNTDITESFSTTIIESTNISKLKVLDKLPDGVPLTHIQGFTLSGKFYSIWFEIVIKVKLSHAKDIDIHIPIIVCPFNKESSTYILNWIMAECEVAKREFGKEFNRIYSSTSKYSEMVKLIDRFRQPPVVCDNGKIKGITDPIPNKSLPNISSNSNSNSNSGLCID
- the PGA55 gene encoding Pga55p (GPI-anchored adhesin-like protein; filament induced; regulated by Nrg1, Tup1; regulated upon hyphal formation; mRNA binds to She3 and is localized to yeast-form buds and hyphal tips; induced during chlamydospore formation); the protein is MVLLCKYKVSWVFVLSVAGSSLIRDFLFGQDDSLSIEKRTNEYTTPEYGGTSHCNGGDKNCYPQCFDHRGQPKKDKCCFDKHNKVLYPYPCTSSSSSSSSSSTVSSSSSEVISSSSEEASSSEITSSSEISSSSEVSSSSEVLSSSEIISSSSEVVSSSSKVSSSSEATSSSSEIISSSSEVVSSSSQVTSSSEVVSSSSEVVSSSSEVSSSSEVVSSSSEVSSSSEVSSSSEVSSSSQVTSSSEIVSSSSEVSSSSSEVVSSSSEVSSSSEVVSSSSEVSSSSEVSSSSEVSSSSEVSSSSEVSSSSQVISSSEVVSSSSEVVSSSSEVSSSSEVSSSSEVVSSSSEVSSSSEVSSSSEVSSSSQVTSSSEIVSSSSEVSSSSSEVVSSSSEVSSSSEVVSSSSEVSSSSEVSSSSEVSSSSEVSSSSEVSSSSQVTSSSEVVSSSSEVSSSSEVVSSSSEVSSSSEVSSSSEVSSSSQVTSSSEIVSSSSEVSSSSSEVVSSSSEVSSSSEVVSSSSEVSSSSEVSSSSEVSSSSQVTSSSEIVSSSSEVSSSSSEVVSSSSEVSSSSEVVSSSSEVSSSSEVSSSSEVSSSSQVTSSSEVVSSSSEVVSSSSEVSSSSEVSSSSEVSSSSEVSSSSEVSSSSQVTSSSEIVSSSSEVSSSSSEVVSSSSEVSSSSEVVSSSSEVSSSSEVSSSSEVSSSSQVTSSSEVVSSSSEVVSSSSEVSSSSEVSSSSEVSSSSEVSSSSEVSSSSEVTSSSSEIISSSSSSEVTSSSEVSSSSQATSSSSEIISSSSKVSSSSEITSSSECISSTSEVNSSSSEVVSSSSASSEVVSSSTECISSSSEAISSSSQVTSSSTECISSSSEVISSSEVTSCSSEVVSSSETCISSKEMSSSEQISSSESTSSCSEFVSKSSEHSSLSSESCPSEETSTVSETSSETVTCKHHGCSKTKTHHSTPTKCVTKTIETSVYVTTCPDKSITTETAVVIVVTNESTATTYTEIIKTTVIEGNTLTTNIPIKHVETETAEIIEYTTICPTTLPNGHKTTVIAGIAVGTNGQGQKVTKTVPLEYNESTLANGHVTRVASGIVKATGENGEEITKTIPIEYRKTTERIEFITVCPTTLANGQVIETTAGIVITTNKQGEKVTKPVPLEFTSTIEFSHHLTTHPVTLPNGQITVTTEGVIITRKGEQQFTKTVEVGNLPSKPIEVVQKISVVPKTLPNSQVTSETVAILVTVGEELQPITKTIPIGTSAQETEPSFASYSEIVFTTCSEGGCNTYTTNVEVIGNKVITKQSGKPIVEEQTTNGIEHQSDKVYYTVVSGETKTIQTPGSIVSTSPAAIPVVTSKGSPNIVGSSVVAGSSVTTSEVSTSTAGVLQGNAASRQSFNYKFIVGLILAYIIA
- the DFG10 gene encoding putative polyprenol reductase (Ortholog(s) have role in dolichol biosynthetic process, dolichol-linked oligosaccharide biosynthetic process, polyprenol catabolic process, pseudohyphal growth), with translation MAIYDSQLTVVALYSLIIIAIYSAKFITPLNELLQYGKTVSQDVREHARLENNLIKQTIGFISKYFVVPKAWFVHFYITLFALSSLIFLASFNEPISSDPEKFKNLILIHRLLWVQGIRRLTECLTITNFSKTSKMNVSHYVVGLSHYILVTWATYLGLSKYGSHQVPNNYTVFDIVLIIGFAICSLLQFQAHYHLSTLVKYTLPDFKFVSSPHYFYEILIYTILLSFAIKDGFDMVSVTFFTAWLFVISNLSISSLETFSYYQKKYKEEFKLKWAVLPGIL